TGAAACGTTAACGGACTCATAAATCGCTTCAACGTTATATTCACTCTTGAGTCTTGCCACAACCACATCAAACTGAAGTACACCCACTGCACCTACGATTAAATCGTTATTTGCTAGTGGTCTAAAGACCTGTACAGCACCTTCTTCTGATAACTGCACCAATCCTTTCAGTAACTGTTTCTGTTTTAGCGGATCACGTAAACGAATACGGCGGAATAATTCAGGCGCAAAGTTTGGGATCCCCGTAAACTTCAGGATCTCGCCTTGAGTAAAGGTATCACCAATTTGAATTGTACCGTGGTTATGAAGACCGATAATATCCCCAGGATATGCATGTTCAACATGGGAACGATCGCCCGCCATAAAGGTTAGTGCATCGGAAATCACCACATCTTTTTTAATTCGGACTTGGTGTAACTTCATCCCTTTATCATACATACCTGACACAACACGTAAAAAAGCAACACGGTCACGATGTTTAGGATCCATATTGGCCTGGATCTTAAAAACAAAGCCAGTAAATGTTTCTTCACTCGCTGTCACTTGGCGCATATCAGTTTGACGAGGCATTGGTGCTGGCGCCCATTTTACAAGGCCATCAAGCATATGGTTAACACCAAAGTTACCCAATGCAGTACCAAAGAATACAGGCGTTAATTCGCCCGCTAAAAAAGCTTCATGATCAAATTCATGAGAGGCACCTAAAACAAGCTCTAATTCGTCACGCAATTGGCTTGCTAAATCATCACCTACCGCTTCATCAAGTTCAGGATTATCTAATCCTTTAATTACACGAGAATTTTGGATAGTGTGACCTTGCCCAGTTTGATAAAGATAAGTTTCATCTTTAAGAATGTGATAAACCCCTTTAAAGAGTTTTCCACAACCAATAGGCCAAGTAACAGGGCTACAAGCAATTTTTAGCTCTGTTTCAACTTCGTCCATTAATTCCATTGGGTCACGGATATCACGGTCGAGTTTATTCATAAAAGTCAGGATTGGCGTATCACGTAGACGTGTTACTTCCATTAACTTACGAGTACGATCTTCAACCCCTTTAGAGGAGTCTATTACCATTAAACAGCAGTCAACAGCAGTTAAAGTACGATAAGTATCTTCAGAGAAGTCTTCGTGCCCTGGGTATCGAGTAAGTTAACAAGACAATCAGCATAGGGAAACTGCATGACTGAGGTTGTAATAGAAATACCACGTTGTTTTTCCATTTCCATCCAGTCAGATTTTGCATGCTGATTTGAACCACGCCCTTTTACGGTTCCTGCACGTTGAATAGCTTGTCCGAATAACAACACTTTTTCAGTGATGGTGGTTTTCCCCGCATCGGGGTGAGAAATAATGGCAAAAGTTCTACGACGAGCAACTTCTTGCTGAAAAATAGGATTAGACATCAATGGTGATCTTCTGGTTGATAGACGAGTGAATGTAAAGCACTGATATATTTATATAACTAATAATTAAAGTGACTATAAAGACATTCAACCCGCAAGTTAATCTTAATTGGCGCTTATTTTCGCCTATCTTGTCTGTATAAACAATCAATGGTTACTATTTTATCTGCTTGAAGGAATGATGCCTAGTATTTGAAAAAATTAATCGTGTCTATTTTACACCATGGAGACAAAAACCGCTCTCACACCTATATAACCAACATTATTTTCCTTGATGCACTCAAATACCTATTTTACTAAAAAATTTACAAATTGCCTTTATGAGGCGACTCATAATACGAAGAATTAACCTATTTATTTTTGGTTAAACGCGGGATTGAATATCAGATTCAAAATAAATGTACATTTGTTTAAATTTAATTTTTCTATATTTAGAGAACAATCACTTTATTTAAAACAAAACCAAATACTCGATTTACTTATTTCAAATATTATTCACTATTTTAACACTGTTATAATCACATTCACCTTACAATGAAAACATGACAAAAGTGAAATTAAACCAATAAATTTCCATTAAGTAAAAATAAAGATAAATTTTAAATACAATTAATAAAAAAACAAATTCATGCACGCTATTTAAAATAAAAAAAACGCCTAAAAGAAGACGTTTTAAATTTAACTTAAATAAATATTTAATTAGAAGGAAATAGGATAAGCCATGATAATCGCATCTTCATTTCCGTTTTTTGTCGGGTAATAATTTTTGCGCTTTGAAACAAAATTAAATCCTATAGATTCATAGAGATTGAACGCTTTTTCATTTGATTCTCGTACCTCTAACCATAAGGTAGTGATATTTTTTTTCTCAAGAATTTCAATTAGTTCAAGTAAAAGTGCTTTACCATAACCTTTCCCTTGATAGTCGGGATGAATCGCAATATTAAAAAGAGTTGCCTCATCTAATATTAATTGCGTAATTGCAAAACCTACAATAATATATCAATGCAAATTTTCAGATTAAAATAATGACTTCCTTGGTTACTATAAAATGTTTCTTCACTCCAAGGGAATGAATGACTTAATTTTTCTATTTGCCATGCTAAAGGTAAATCAGCAGGGTTTAAGGGTGAAATGGTCTTCATATTGATAGATTTGTTTCCAAAGATCGCGTTTTGCATCGGCATCAAAATATAACTGATGTAATGAAGGGCTTCTCAAAGAAGTATATTCAGAGGGAAGAATGAGATCAGTGCCTAATAACCAGCAGGGAAGATCAAAAGATTCTGTGAGCATACTCACATCGTTTGTTGTAATACAATAGATTTCGTTTTTATCTATCCCCATGGCGCTAAAAATATCAGAGAAAAGCCCGTTATTTAGATCAACGGTATCATCAGTAATGATAAGTAAACGTGTTGTATCCGGAAATTGAACAGAATGCTCGCCTTTTAACACGGCAGGCTTACGAAGTACCCACTGACGAATTCCTAGTTGGGATAACATTCTGTCTTTACGGCTCATTATGCTTACCTATCAAGTGTAGAACAACGGTACATAGTATCAGAGGGCATAAACTACGCCAATAAATAGCGTCGGTTTCTTTATATCTGATATCATGCGTCTCATGTTTTTTAAGGAGTAATAATCATAATGTCCTCACTGTCCCCTGCTAGCGAAGTTATTCTTCGTCACCTAGATCATTTCGCAGACAGGCATGTACTTATTGCAGGTGATCTTCAAGATACTTTCGCGGCGCAAATTCAGGCGAAAAGTGTCAGAGCATATACCAACCAATATCACCAGTGGTTACCATTACTAAAATCAATGGGTGATAACGCACTCTTCGGTTTAGTTGCAGATCAGTCCTTTGTGAAATATTGCAATACCTTGATCTATTTTTGGCCTAAAAATAAAAACGAAGCCACTTTCCAACTGCGTAGCCTTTGCTCTAATTTACAAGTGGGTACTGAAATCTTTATCGTCGGTGAAAACCGTAGCGGTGTTAAAAGTGCCACTGAATTAATGAACGGTATCGCTAAACTTAAAAAAATAGATTCAGCACGCCGTTGCAGCTTATTTTTTGGTACTCAAACATATCAAACACTGTTTGACCGTAATAACTGGTGGCAAACTTACCGCCATGACGATCTTACTGTAATGGCATTACCGGGTGTCTTTAGCCAAAATGCATTAGATGAGGGTAGCCGTTTATTACTTTCAACTTTTGATGATGCAATGGTTGGCGATTTACTGGATATGGCATGTGGTTGTGGTGTACTTGCCACTGTACTCGGTAAGAAAAACCCAATGTTGAAACTGACACTGTGTGATGTGAATGCAGCGGCAATTTCTTCTAGTATCGCCACCTTAAACGTGAATGAATTAGAAGGTCGAGTCATTGCCAGTAATGTCTATTCTGCCGTTGAAGAGACCTATGATTGGATAATCTCAAACCCACCTTTCCATGATGGTTTAGGCACAAGCTATACAGCAGCCGAAGATATTATTCGTCTTGCACCAAATTACCTGAAAAAAGGCGGTAAATTACGCATTGTAGCGAATTCCTTTATCCCTTACCCCGACATACTCGATCATGTGTTTGGCTCTCATGAAGTACTCGCATCAACAGGTAAATTCAAAGTTTACCAAGCAACGAAGAAAGATTAATCAAAAGCCCTGTTATCTAAAACAGGGCTTTATTTTTGAGGCTGATTTTAAGTGATAATTCAGGGGGTTTTATTTTTCATCATTAAGATAATTTAGTGAAAAAAATAATTGACGCCAAAAATAAAAAGCATAGAATTCGCCTCCTATCTGCAAAGATAATGTTGAGATTGCGAGGGTGGCGGAATTGGTAGACGCGCTAGCTTCAGGTGTTAGTGTCCTTACGGACGTGGGGGTTCAAGTCCCCTCTTCGCACCACTCAATTAACCTTTCTTTTCCTTGGCTTCCATTCAACCCCTCTTTTTACTGTTTTATTTGCTATCCGTGATACGCAACTAAAAGTGTCATCAAACTATAGGTCAACACTACGCCAGCGGGGATCATTACCCACATCTGTAATTTTTTATGGAATAACATCAATGTTGATAACAGCATTGAAACGACTAAAACTAACGTAAATGCAGATGTTCCAGCAATAGAGTGCATAATGACTGTAAATAAAGAAGAAACAGCTAACATTTCCCATAAACTGATACGAGATGTCCAAGAAGCGACTTGAGATAAGCGTGTTGATTTAGCCATAATAACTCACCATTAATGATAATGATTTTCATTATTATATATAACCCCAATGCCAAATCAACTTATATAATGAAAAAAAATAACTTTATATCCTTATTTTTTAAAGGGTTAAGTATACATTAAAATATAATAAACAAAAAACGCCTTATCATTTTAACAATAAGGCGTTTGATTTTATTATGTTATCAATAAACGAAATTATGCGTTATTTGGCTTTATAAAATAAAAGACCAAATGAATATCTTCTGGCTCTCTTTCATAAAGTTCAGGATCAGGAATATCAATTAAGCGACAGCCTAAATGCTGATAAAAGTTCACACTATTTTCAGAAGGTGTTGATGAGATATATAATCCATTTGCACCGTTTTCCTTCGCATATTTCACACAATAGCCAAAGAGTATTCGTGCTAAACCTTGCCCACGTTGCTGGTGGCTAACATGTAAAAAAGAGAGTTGAAGTAGAGTACCATTTTGACCGCGTTTTTTCGGATCAACACTTGCCGCAGCGACCAATCGATCATGTTCAAAAATGCCCCAAAAAGGCGCCCCTCGATCAAAGCTTTCAAGTAAAACAGGGGTGTAATGTTCTGCTTCACCTTCTGGCCAACCTTTCATATCAAAGCGCTGCTCTGATAAAAGCAACTTTCCTTCTTTTAATACATATAGCTTTTCAATAAGCTCAGTTCTATCGATGTCCCAAACTTGTGGAATTTCATTTCGTGTTAATTGACGAATAACATTTTTCATTATTAAAGATTAACCTGTTCTGATGATGATTCACTTCGTTCTAGTGCGTGGTAAGCCACCGCACAGAATAAGGAATTCAACCGTTTCATATCACCCAACAAACTGGTATGCAGAGAACTGGTTTCAATGCTTCGTATATTATGCAAATGAAGACGTTCTACATGTGCAAACGAGTAGCGTTGGTTGAGTAAACGGAAACGATGTTTTGCTCGACGTAACTTACGAGCATGTTCCATATTGCCGGAAACAAATACCGACATCGCCAGATTCAGATTACTTTGCAGACGCTCAAGGAGTGTCTGTAATTCACGACGCCCTTCCTCCGATAAAAATAAGTGATGATTTAAACCTTTACTCACCACTTCAGCAGACATACGCGCTATGATAGCGGATGATTGTTGTAAGTTCATCGCTGTATCAATAATTTCAGCCCAGCGCCGAGAATCCTCTGTTCCCAAATCATGCTGTTGAATTTGAGCCATATATAATTTAATACTGCTATGGAGTAATTCAACCTCTTCTTCTAACTGGCTAATTTCCCTTTTCTGCTGACGATCGCCTTCCATTAACGCCGTAAAACGTTGCAACATTTGTTCTACAACATCACCTAATCGTAGCGATTCTCTAACCGCATTAGCGATAGCTAAAGATGGAGTATCAATCGCTGATTGATCTAAATAACGAGGTGCAACTTCAGATCCCGTAGCCGGTAATTCAGGAATAAGTCGCTGACATAATTTTGCCATTATGCCGACAAAAGGGATCATCAATACACAGCGTGCGAGATTATAAATAACATGAAAATAGATCACGACTTCAGCAGATGAAAATCTGTATTGCTGAATTTTATTTGCAATAATAATTATCCAAGGTAAAACCAGCAACGCACCGATTAATTTAAAAAATAGGCTTCCTAACACCACTTGACGTGAGACAATACTTTGTCCTCGACTGCTCATTAATGCCAACAAACCACTACCAATATTAGAGCCAATAACGATGCATAAGCAGATATACAATGGCATTAGCCCTGTTGCACTTAATGTTGCAGTCAATAACACCGCGGCAAGACTTGAATAACTTACCATAGCAAACAAAGCACCAACTAAAAGCGCTAAAACAGTATCGCCACTTAATGAGGTAAAAATGGCTTTTACGGCGCTTGCATGTGTAATTGGCTCTGCGGATGTTACAATAAGTTGCAAAGCAAGAATAATTAAACCAAGGCCAATACCTACACGCCCCTAATTGTCCGACTCGCTCTTTTTTTCGACTTAAAAAAGTAATTACCCCGATAAGAATAAGAAGTGGAGATAACCAAGAGAGATCAAATGTCAGTACTCGCGCCATTAACGCCGTACCGACATCCGCCCCCAACATAATAACCAGTGCAGGCGTAATCGAAATAAGCCCTTGCGTCACAAAAGAGATAACCAAAAGTGCCGTTGCATTACTACTTTGAACTAATGCCGTTACACCAACCCCCGCAAGAAAAGCATTGGATTTTTTATTAATACTTTTACCTAAAATTCGGCGCAAATCAGAGCCGAAAACACGCATTATCCCAGTACGAACAATATGTGTTCCCCATACAAGAAGCGCGACTGATGAGAGTAAATGAAGCAGTGTCAGCATAGAAATAACAACCTTATTTTTATCATTGTTTGTTTGACTCTGTTCTCCTTCAATCTCATAAAAAAGAGAAAGACCATGAGCAGATAAATTATCTGAGAAAAGATTTTTATTGGTAATGCCTTAATAACACAGTGCGTTATTAGACAAAAAGATATTGCAACTTAAGCACAATAATCAATGGAGAAGTTGAGAATATTACATAGATTAATTCGTAAATTCTGT
This genomic stretch from Proteus vulgaris harbors:
- a CDS encoding Na+/Pi-cotransporter, producing MQLIVTSAEPITHASAVKAIFTSLSGDTVLALLVGALFAMVSYSSLAAVLLTATLSATGLMPLYICLCIVIGSNIGSGLLALMSSRGQSIVSRQVVLGSLFFKLIGALLVLPWIIIIANKIQQYRFSSAEVVIYFHVIYNLARCVLMIPFVGIMAKLCQRLIPELPATGSEVAPRYLDQSAIDTPSLAIANAVRESLRLGDVVEQMLQRFTALMEGDRQQKREISQLEEEVELLHSSIKLYMAQIQQHDLGTEDSRRWAEIIDTAMNLQQSSAIIARMSAEVVSKGLNHHLFLSEEGRRELQTLLERLQSNLNLAMSVFVSGNMEHARKLRRAKHRFRLLNQRYSFAHVERLHLHNIRSIETSSLHTSLLGDMKRLNSLFCAVAYHALERSESSSEQVNL
- the rsmC gene encoding 16S ribosomal RNA m2G1207 methyltransferase is translated as MSSLSPASEVILRHLDHFADRHVLIAGDLQDTFAAQIQAKSVRAYTNQYHQWLPLLKSMGDNALFGLVADQSFVKYCNTLIYFWPKNKNEATFQLRSLCSNLQVGTEIFIVGENRSGVKSATELMNGIAKLKKIDSARRCSLFFGTQTYQTLFDRNNWWQTYRHDDLTVMALPGVFSQNALDEGSRLLLSTFDDAMVGDLLDMACGCGVLATVLGKKNPMLKLTLCDVNAAAISSSIATLNVNELEGRVIASNVYSAVEETYDWIISNPPFHDGLGTSYTAAEDIIRLAPNYLKKGGKLRIVANSFIPYPDILDHVFGSHEVLASTGKFKVYQATKKD
- the prfC_2 gene encoding peptide chain release factor 3; the encoded protein is MSNPIFQQEVARRRTFAIISHPDAGKTTITEKVLLFGQAIQRAGTVKGRGSNQHAKSDWMEMEKQRGISITTSVMQFPYADCLVNLLDTQGTKTSLKILIVL
- a CDS encoding Protein of uncharacterised function (DUF1435), with translation MAKSTRLSQVASWTSRISLWEMLAVSSLFTVIMHSIAGTSAFTLVLVVSMLLSTLMLFHKKLQMWVMIPAGVVLTYSLMTLLVAYHG
- the prfC_1 gene encoding peptide chain release factor 3, with the protein product MVIDSSKGVEDRTRKLMEVTRLRDTPILTFMNKLDRDIRDPMELMDEVETELKIACSPVTWPIGCGKLFKGVYHILKDETYLYQTGQGHTIQNSRVIKGLDNPELDEAVGDDLASQLRDELELVLGASHEFDHEAFLAGELTPVFFGTALGNFGVNHMLDGLVKWAPAPMPRQTDMRQVTASEETFTGFVFKIQANMDPKHRDRVAFLRVVSGMYDKGMKLHQVRIKKDVVISDALTFMAGDRSHVEHAYPGDIIGLHNHGTIQIGDTFTQGEILKFTGIPNFAPELFRRIRLRDPLKQKQLLKGLVQLSEEGAVQVFRPLANNDLIVGAVGVLQFDVVVARLKSEYNVEAIYESVNVSTARWVECNNEKNSKSLNVKMNKTWHLMVGIT
- a CDS encoding acetyltransferase; this translates as MKNVIRQLTRNEIPQVWDIDRTELIEKLYVLKEGKLLLSEQRFDMKGWPEGEAEHYTPVLLESFDRGAPFWGIFEHDRLVAAASVDPKKRGQNGTLLQLSFLHVSHQQRGQGLARILFGYCVKYAKENGANGLYISSTPSENSVNFYQHLGCRLIDIPDPELYEREPEDIHLVFYFIKPNNA
- the holD gene encoding DNA polymerase III subunit psi yields the protein MSRKDRMLSQLGIRQWVLRKPAVLKGEHSVQFPDTTRLLIITDDTVDLNNGLFSDIFSAMGIDKNEIYCITTNDVSMLTESFDLPCWLLGTDLILPSEYTSLRSPSLHQLYFDADAKRDLWKQIYQYEDHFTLKPC